Proteins from a single region of Paenibacillus sp. BIHB 4019:
- a CDS encoding NHLP leader peptide family RiPP precursor has product MSSENNLRQQIIQKAWEDEAFKKQLLADPRAAIKEAFQVEIPEDVEVTAVEEQTNSYYLVIPVSPADSSQPAVASPPWK; this is encoded by the coding sequence ATGAGCAGCGAAAACAATTTACGACAGCAAATTATTCAGAAAGCATGGGAAGATGAGGCTTTCAAGAAGCAGCTCCTTGCTGATCCACGTGCCGCTATTAAAGAGGCGTTTCAAGTTGAAATTCCAGAAGACGTTGAAGTAACAGCAGTTGAAGAACAAACAAACAGCTACTATCTCGTAATTCCTGTCAGCCCTGCTGATAGCTCACAACCGGCTGTCGCATCCCCACCTTGGAAGTAA